The following proteins are encoded in a genomic region of Phycisphaera sp.:
- a CDS encoding cystathionine gamma-synthase, which produces MHIDDSARFGTKAIHAGQSPDPSTGAICMPIYQTSTFVQKSPGEIIGEYDYSRAANPTRTALEANLASLEGGKHGLVYSSGVAATGAVLHLLKTGDHVVLCDDVYGGTNRLFHKVFAQLGIEITLVDMTDHDAAKGAIRKNTKLIWIETPTNPTLKIVDIAVLAEMGKAAGAMVCVDNTFCSPYLQNPLALGADIVCHSLTKYIGGHSDAIGGALIVNDDEIHKKLKFLQLSEGAVPGIQECFLFLRSTKTLHVRMDRHCDNAAKVARHLESHAKVERVIYPGLESHPQHAIAKKQMRGFGGMLTIYLKGGVAESKKMLETVKIFALAESLGGVESLIEHPGIMTHASVPADQRAKLGIADNLVRLSVGIEDVGDLIADLDRAIG; this is translated from the coding sequence ATGCACATCGACGACTCCGCCCGCTTCGGCACCAAGGCCATCCACGCCGGCCAGAGCCCCGACCCCAGCACCGGGGCCATCTGCATGCCCATCTACCAGACCTCGACCTTCGTGCAGAAATCGCCCGGGGAGATCATCGGCGAGTACGACTACAGCCGGGCGGCCAACCCGACACGTACAGCTCTCGAGGCGAACCTGGCTTCATTGGAAGGCGGCAAGCATGGGCTGGTGTACTCGAGTGGTGTGGCGGCGACGGGTGCCGTGCTGCACCTTCTCAAAACCGGCGACCATGTGGTGCTCTGCGATGACGTATATGGCGGGACCAATCGGCTGTTCCACAAGGTTTTCGCCCAGCTCGGCATCGAGATCACGCTGGTCGACATGACCGACCACGACGCGGCCAAGGGCGCGATCCGCAAGAATACGAAGCTCATCTGGATCGAGACGCCCACGAATCCGACGCTCAAGATCGTCGACATCGCCGTGCTGGCCGAAATGGGCAAGGCCGCCGGCGCGATGGTGTGCGTCGACAACACATTCTGCAGCCCGTACTTGCAGAACCCTCTCGCGCTCGGGGCCGACATCGTGTGCCACTCGCTGACCAAGTACATCGGCGGGCACAGCGACGCCATCGGCGGGGCGCTCATCGTCAACGACGACGAGATCCACAAGAAGCTCAAGTTCCTCCAGCTCTCCGAGGGCGCGGTGCCGGGCATCCAGGAGTGCTTCCTGTTCCTGCGATCGACCAAGACCCTGCACGTGCGGATGGACCGCCACTGTGACAACGCCGCCAAGGTTGCCCGCCACTTGGAGAGCCACGCCAAGGTCGAGCGGGTGATCTACCCGGGCCTCGAGAGCCACCCGCAGCACGCCATCGCCAAGAAGCAGATGCGCGGCTTCGGCGGCATGCTCACGATCTACCTCAAGGGCGGCGTGGCCGAGAGCAAGAAAATGCTCGAGACAGTCAAGATCTTCGCCCTGGCCGAGAGCCTGGGCGGGGTCGAGAGCCTGATCGAGCACCCGGGCATCATGACGCACGCCAGCGTGCCGGCCGACCAGCGCGCCAAGCTGGGCATCGCCGACAACCTCGTGCGTCTGAGTGTGGGCATCGAGGATGTCGGCGACCTGATCGCGGACCTCGACCGGGCGATCGGCTAA
- a CDS encoding NAD-dependent epimerase/dehydratase family protein codes for MNQTRRDFMKTASATSAAALLGLGPWSQHTFAGMRAAKGLKILFLGGTGMLGPHVVRILVDRGHEVTLFNRGNRDEMFPDLEFIQGNRIIDVEPGLKPLQDEIDTGRTWDAVIDTASVHTWVENSAKLLQEATKHYTYISSLSVYADNGKVGLDENDTVAAMPDDVADEITTPQYNMMYYGAVKARSEAAARKYFPGKALIHRPGLLVGPRDFTHRFTYWPARVRRGGEVLAPGEPDHKIQFIDVRDLAAFMVLGIEKSLTGTYNVNGPVGGGMTIGKLLDACKKTTGSDATFTWAGADWLTVQGVNAWAQMPVWIPPAEGMAGFHTRDLSKAAKAGLTTRPLETTIADTLTWLDEEYMPMWKEAMADRGTPDAEFDFGGSRPGITREREAELLELWKARDKGETNKGR; via the coding sequence ATGAACCAGACCCGGAGAGACTTCATGAAGACCGCCTCGGCCACCAGTGCCGCCGCGCTGCTCGGGCTCGGGCCGTGGAGCCAGCACACGTTTGCCGGGATGCGGGCGGCCAAGGGCCTCAAGATCCTGTTCCTGGGTGGCACGGGCATGCTCGGGCCGCACGTGGTCCGTATCCTGGTCGATCGCGGCCACGAGGTCACGCTGTTCAACCGCGGCAACCGCGACGAGATGTTTCCCGATCTGGAGTTCATCCAGGGCAACCGCATCATCGATGTCGAGCCGGGGCTGAAGCCCTTGCAAGACGAGATCGACACCGGCCGCACGTGGGACGCCGTCATTGATACCGCCAGCGTGCACACCTGGGTCGAGAACAGCGCGAAGCTACTCCAGGAAGCGACCAAGCATTACACGTACATCTCGTCGCTGTCGGTGTACGCCGACAACGGCAAGGTCGGGCTCGACGAGAACGACACCGTCGCGGCGATGCCCGACGACGTGGCCGATGAGATCACCACACCGCAGTACAACATGATGTACTACGGCGCGGTGAAGGCTCGGAGCGAGGCGGCCGCCCGCAAGTACTTCCCGGGCAAGGCTCTCATCCATCGCCCGGGCCTGCTCGTGGGCCCGCGAGACTTCACGCACCGCTTCACCTATTGGCCCGCCCGCGTGCGCCGGGGTGGTGAGGTGCTCGCGCCGGGCGAGCCTGATCACAAGATCCAGTTCATCGACGTGCGAGACCTGGCGGCCTTCATGGTGCTGGGCATCGAGAAATCGCTCACGGGCACGTACAACGTCAATGGCCCGGTCGGCGGCGGCATGACTATCGGCAAGCTGCTGGACGCCTGCAAGAAGACCACCGGCAGTGACGCGACGTTCACCTGGGCCGGCGCCGACTGGCTGACGGTTCAGGGTGTGAACGCCTGGGCCCAGATGCCGGTATGGATCCCACCGGCCGAGGGCATGGCCGGCTTCCACACACGGGACCTCTCGAAGGCGGCCAAGGCCGGGCTCACGACGCGGCCGCTAGAGACGACCATTGCCGACACGCTCACGTGGCTCGACGAGGAGTACATGCCCATGTGGAAGGAGGCGATGGCCGACCGCGGCACGCCCGACGCCGAGTTCGACTTCGGCGGCAGCCGCCCCGGCATTACACGCGAACGCGAGGCCGAGTTGCTCGAGTTGTGGAAGGCCCGTGACAAGGGCGAGACCAACAAGGGGCGTTAG
- a CDS encoding NAD(P)H-dependent oxidoreductase yields the protein MTETTPKILVFAGSLRTDSWNHKLAVAASKGAEAAGAVVTVIRLREFQLPLYDQEIEDHQGLPENCLKLKELFKAHHGLLIGCPEYNSSISGVLKNTIDWVSRPSDGETPLECFERKIVGLTAASPGGLGGIRGLPVERMLLGHIKAIVLPDQYALASCHEAFDDEGNLKNDKQRQMAEGVGKAVADVAAKVGKVTA from the coding sequence ATGACCGAAACAACCCCCAAGATCCTCGTCTTCGCCGGCAGCTTGCGAACCGACTCGTGGAACCACAAACTCGCGGTCGCCGCGTCGAAGGGAGCCGAGGCGGCCGGGGCGGTGGTGACCGTCATCCGGCTGCGCGAGTTCCAGTTACCGCTGTATGACCAGGAAATCGAGGACCACCAGGGCCTGCCGGAGAACTGCCTGAAGCTCAAGGAACTCTTCAAGGCGCACCACGGCCTGCTCATCGGCTGCCCGGAATACAACAGTTCCATCAGTGGCGTGCTGAAGAACACGATCGACTGGGTCAGTCGTCCGAGCGATGGCGAGACGCCGCTGGAGTGTTTTGAGCGCAAGATCGTGGGGCTGACCGCCGCGTCGCCCGGCGGGCTTGGTGGTATCCGGGGTTTGCCGGTCGAGCGGATGTTGCTTGGGCACATCAAGGCGATCGTGCTGCCCGATCAGTACGCTCTGGCGAGCTGCCACGAGGCGTTCGACGATGAGGGCAACCTCAAGAACGACAAGCAGCGGCAGATGGCCGAGGGCGTGGGCAAGGCGGTGGCGGATGTCGCGGCGAAGGTGGGAAAAGTGACGGCCTGA
- a CDS encoding Mrp/NBP35 family ATP-binding protein: MPISEEQVRRWLSAVSPAGEEADLVSARRLEWVSLLEDGLSIKLHLPDIASDARAMEAVAGACLEAVRQGAVRAGERVRAMRVQFVDRDGEVIRETAFAASPKGALRPAGESPSARPAQPETKPEAEPASTLANVGHTIAVGAGKGGVGKSTVAVNIAVGLARRGKAVGLLDGDIYGPSLPTLMGLGAMEPNVLDGRFQPFMTHGVKSMTVGKLVESDKPLIWRGPMAHGAFKQLTEKTDWGELDQLVIDLPPGTGDVPLTMAQNLSLAGAVIVCTPQRVAQDDAVRAIKMFEQLGIDILGVVENMSVFVAPDGSEYDIFGCGGAQQMAQRLGLPFLGALPMTMDLRANSDAGEPTANFEGDSVPAQRLRKAMDGLLNNLESQLALASVRQAKSTPTLTIT; encoded by the coding sequence ATGCCGATATCCGAAGAACAGGTCCGTCGCTGGTTATCCGCTGTATCACCCGCCGGCGAAGAAGCCGACCTTGTGTCGGCCCGCCGGCTCGAGTGGGTTTCACTGCTCGAAGACGGTCTGTCCATCAAGCTCCACCTACCCGATATCGCGTCCGATGCGCGCGCGATGGAGGCGGTGGCCGGGGCGTGCCTCGAAGCGGTGCGGCAGGGTGCCGTACGCGCCGGCGAGCGTGTACGAGCAATGCGTGTGCAATTCGTCGATCGTGATGGTGAAGTCATCCGCGAGACCGCCTTTGCGGCGTCGCCCAAGGGGGCGCTCCGTCCCGCTGGCGAGTCGCCATCGGCCAGGCCGGCCCAGCCCGAGACGAAGCCAGAAGCAGAGCCAGCGTCCACGCTCGCGAACGTGGGCCACACCATCGCGGTGGGGGCCGGCAAGGGTGGCGTGGGCAAGAGCACGGTGGCCGTAAATATCGCCGTGGGATTGGCGCGTCGTGGCAAGGCGGTGGGTTTGCTGGACGGCGACATCTACGGACCCAGCCTTCCGACATTGATGGGTCTCGGGGCGATGGAGCCGAACGTCCTCGATGGTCGGTTCCAGCCGTTCATGACTCATGGGGTGAAGTCCATGACCGTCGGGAAGCTGGTTGAATCGGATAAGCCGCTCATCTGGCGTGGTCCGATGGCCCATGGCGCGTTCAAGCAACTCACCGAAAAGACGGACTGGGGGGAGCTCGATCAACTGGTGATCGACCTGCCGCCGGGCACCGGTGATGTGCCCCTCACGATGGCCCAGAATCTGTCACTTGCGGGTGCCGTGATCGTGTGTACGCCCCAGCGTGTGGCCCAGGACGATGCCGTCCGCGCCATCAAGATGTTCGAGCAACTCGGCATCGACATCCTGGGTGTGGTCGAAAACATGAGTGTATTCGTGGCGCCCGATGGTTCCGAATATGACATCTTCGGCTGCGGTGGGGCCCAGCAGATGGCCCAAAGGTTGGGTCTGCCCTTCCTGGGAGCCCTACCGATGACCATGGACTTGCGTGCCAATAGCGATGCCGGGGAGCCGACCGCGAACTTCGAGGGCGACAGCGTACCCGCGCAGCGTCTGAGGAAGGCCATGGATGGGCTGCTCAACAACCTGGAAAGCCAACTCGCGTTGGCTTCGGTGCGGCAGGCGAAGTCCACTCCGACGTTGACGATCACGTAG
- a CDS encoding hyaluronidase has protein sequence MRYLGHGPGGTNLIGKRLALTPACVLRCALAASVGLATLAIASASGPVVTLNGKAKAPLAAGESPDFQFRLAAFATDSVDDQYGGIDPVHNTDLTGTPYNQEVIDIPGWKLGRYRRQGPHLIAMQTPNLSLHLTRLEEHVPQLVPIDFTGVVVIDYEPWWALWERTNNKPSSEEFDALDSDYKDDWRDYVRSQRAYLLDGLSPEWEEHVYKRTYEAFVRTFLLATYYKCKQLRPRAQWGFYNYPQVIINSDLTASGVKGYGDLSHEASRLNDDIQWFFDAVDFVVPRIYPALRVPEQWPPVERQPGEISPTVHEAWLSSMVRESVRLAKGKPVYPIHSPVFYTAHAFKQEPVSRYQHEEVYRILAENGAAGVIIWHGVGDREGVDAWHQLWENELKPAGINADRAINGPGAGSPGS, from the coding sequence TTGCGATACCTTGGTCATGGCCCGGGAGGCACGAATTTGATCGGAAAACGTTTGGCATTGACTCCCGCCTGTGTGTTGCGGTGCGCTCTTGCTGCGTCGGTTGGGCTGGCAACACTCGCGATCGCCAGCGCGTCCGGTCCTGTCGTCACGCTCAATGGGAAGGCGAAGGCCCCCCTTGCCGCAGGCGAGTCTCCAGACTTCCAGTTCCGCCTTGCGGCGTTCGCCACCGACAGCGTTGACGATCAATACGGCGGCATCGATCCGGTGCACAACACGGACCTCACTGGCACTCCGTACAACCAAGAGGTCATCGATATTCCCGGGTGGAAGCTCGGGCGGTACCGTCGCCAGGGGCCACACCTGATTGCAATGCAGACTCCGAACCTCAGCTTGCACTTGACCAGGCTGGAAGAGCACGTTCCCCAACTCGTGCCAATTGATTTCACTGGGGTTGTCGTGATCGACTACGAACCCTGGTGGGCACTCTGGGAGAGAACGAACAACAAGCCATCAAGTGAAGAGTTCGATGCCCTCGACAGCGACTACAAGGACGATTGGCGCGATTATGTACGTTCGCAGCGGGCCTATCTGCTCGACGGCTTGAGCCCAGAGTGGGAAGAGCACGTGTACAAGCGGACGTATGAGGCGTTCGTCCGCACATTCCTTCTCGCGACATACTACAAGTGCAAGCAACTCAGGCCGCGAGCACAGTGGGGTTTTTACAACTACCCACAGGTGATCATCAACAGCGATCTCACCGCGAGCGGCGTGAAGGGCTACGGCGATCTTTCTCACGAGGCCAGTCGATTGAACGACGACATCCAGTGGTTCTTCGATGCCGTCGATTTTGTGGTCCCCCGCATCTATCCCGCGCTGAGGGTTCCCGAGCAGTGGCCGCCAGTGGAGCGACAACCTGGTGAGATCAGTCCAACGGTCCACGAAGCCTGGCTCAGTTCGATGGTTCGTGAGAGTGTTCGCCTTGCAAAAGGCAAGCCCGTGTACCCTATCCACTCCCCGGTTTTCTATACCGCACACGCGTTCAAGCAGGAACCGGTCAGCCGCTACCAGCACGAAGAGGTTTACCGTATCCTCGCCGAAAACGGGGCCGCCGGTGTCATCATCTGGCACGGCGTGGGCGACCGTGAGGGCGTGGACGCCTGGCACCAATTATGGGAAAACGAGCTCAAACCTGCCGGCATCAACGCCGACCGGGCGATCAACGGCCCGGGTGCTGGATCACCAGGGTCGTGA